In one window of Episyrphus balteatus chromosome 3, idEpiBalt1.1, whole genome shotgun sequence DNA:
- the LOC129913379 gene encoding pickpocket protein 19: MSLIVLFGISGLYGIPYFINISYGLYKSFLTSSVTFNMDTLYLDWNTSFPAITVCELYNGERVWDISERYFGTNRSSQIDDYLAEVLFFRGTCASCSECENIDCPTDFHKLLEIFRTNCSDLFDECSWHSNDFDCCSEFLPINTEYGLCYSFNSNHAREERKPKFYASRITGPGNLQFFVSRDVQVHIHPPMEIPYFFSDGVFRETILWGTSQEIIFNVMEIYNDASVLTLSPEKRHCHFSTDIQSDFKLYRFYSYSTCVVECMRELSIYVCNCTNHFLVADENDGPVCNDFGLVCLTESYNMMLEQRKECKCHSSCEEPEYDIVYNAGDGAIDDDLVMSKIHIKMMDIPTQRYVRIVSKNNLDLIISVGGIAGLFFGASLIKVFEVIYYLLQYKIKFFLII, translated from the exons CATCTTCAGTGACATTTAATATGGATACATTGTA TTTAGATTGGAATACATCATTTCCAGCGATAACAGTATGTGAATTATATAATGGAGAAAGAGTTTGGGATATTAGCGAAAGATATTTTGGGACTAATAGAAGTTCACAAATCGATGACTACTTAGCTGAGGTATTATTTTTCCGTGGAACTTGTGCATCCTGCAGTGAATGCGAAAATATAGACTGTCCAACAGATTTTCATAAGCTATTAGAAATT TTCCGTACAAATTGTTCAGATCTATTTGATGAATGTTCATGGCATAGTAATGATTTTGATTGCTGCTCGGAATTTCTCCCTATTAACACTGAATATGGATTGTGTTATTCATTTAATTCAAATCATGCAAG aGAAGAAAGAAAACCCAAATTCTATGCTAGTAGAATAACTGGTCCTggtaatttgcaattttttgtatcaagAGATGTTCAAGTACACATTCATCCACCAATGGAAATTCCATATTTCTTTTCTGATGGAGTATTTAGAGAAACAATATTATGGGGAACATCACAGGAGATAATTTTTAACGTTATGGAGATTTACAATGATGCCAGTGTGCTGACTTTGAGTCCAGAAAAAAGACATTGTCATTTTAGTACTGATATTCAAAGTG ATTTTAAGCTATATCGATTTTACAGCTATTCAACATGCGTTGTTGAGTGTATGCGAGAACTAAGCATTTACGTTTGCAATTGTACAAATCACTTTTTAGTTGCCGACGAAAATG ACGGTCCAGTTTGCAATGATTTTGGTCTTGTTTGTCTTACGGAAAGTTATAATATGATGCTAGAACAAAGGAAAGAGTGTAAATGCCATAGTTCTTGCGAGGAACCTGAGTATGATATCGTTTATAATGCTGGAGATGG ggctATTGACGATGATCTTGTAATGAGTAAAATTCATATCAAAATGATGGACATTCCGACTCAACGTTATGTGCGGattgtttctaaaaataatcTGGATTTAATAA TTTCAGTCGGTGGCATCGCTGGATTATTTTTTGGAGCGTCTCTGATTAAAGTTTTCGAAGTGATTTATTATCTCTTAcagtataaaattaaattttttttaattata
- the LOC129916056 gene encoding serine--tRNA synthetase-like protein Slimp, with amino-acid sequence MFCLHNFALRNKSKALNLRRYISVLYLTGDKAKENYVPLVPYMDFQKRLDDLSLLKENTKRRGLNVDLESLKTKYEHYLHLQNEKANLEQAREEISKKMKKIDKDSDNQAIDELKTNGIALRNALKTIKESIYPVEEDFIQQFLHLPNELHKKCPQGNEEALIYRNSLPPQDSSPELSHLKRTDLIHYQDRDSYYLLDDAAQFELDCTHLCRDLFVRNDFVSMTNPDFTRKVLMEANLTPSDRYQGVYEEDQRHHLNSAFLTGGGSFESFLGHLAKLFVYPSVLPLRMVSSGRQYNSKEGIPSEMGLYSAIQSNSVQTLVASSSLEEADRQMDEILNLAVDFYKGLGLHFKIVFVKPSALTPSESLRASIQVYSPAYSKYMEVGSVSHYLDFVSQRILFNTKDKKETKFLHLVGGPIVQSSILIAAMIENQVPLSVPQNCKQKTQVEVFKSLFD; translated from the exons atgttttgcttgCACAACTTTGCTCTGCGAAATAAATCTAAAGCCCTAAACCTACGTCGATACATCTCAGTACTCTATCTAACTGGTGACAAAGCCAAAGAAAATTATGTCCCACTTGTTCCATACATGGACTTCCAAAAACGACTTGATGATTTGtctttattaaaagaaaacacTAAAAGACGTGGCTTGAATGTTGACTTGGAATCTCTCAAAACTAAATATGAACATTATTTACATTTACAAAATGAAAAAGCCAATTTAGAACAAGCTAGGGAAGAGATAAGTAAAAAGATGAAAAAGATAGATAAG gATTCAGATAACCAAGCAATCGATGAACTCAAAACAAATGGCATTGCTTTACGAAATGCTCTTAAAACCATCAAAGAAAGTATTTATCCTGTGGAAGAGGATTTTATTCAACAATTTCTTCATCTTCCCAACGAATTGCATAAAAAGTGTCCCCAAGGTAATGAAGAAGCACTCATTTATAGAAATAGTCTTCCACCGCAAGACAGTTCCCCAGAACTCTCCCATCTAAAACGAACAGATTTAATTCACTATCAAGACAGAGACAGTTATTACTTACTCGACGATGCCGCTCAATTTGAACTCGATTGCACTCACCTTTGTCGAGATCTTTTTGTCAGGAATGACTTTGTTTCAATGACAAATCCTGATTTTACAAGAAAAGTTCTAATGGAAGCCAATCTTACACCTTCAGATCGATATCAAGGAGTCTACGAAGAAGACCAGAGGCATCATTTGAATTCTGCATTCCTCACCGGTGGAGGATCTTTTGAGAGCTTCCTTGGACATTTGGCGAAACTTTTCGTCTATCCATCGGTTCTCCCACTGCGAATGGTCAGTTCCGGCAGACAATACAATTCCAAAGAAGGAATTCCTTCCGAAATGGGTCTCTATTCGGCAATACAATCGAACTCGGTCCAGACTCTTGTTGCAAGTAGTTCCCTTGAAGAAGCCGATCGTCAAATGGATGAAATACTTAATTTAGCTGTGGACTTTTACAAAGGACTTGGTTtacattttaaaatagtttttgtcaAACCATCAGCACTCACACCGAGTGAATCATTAAGAGCATCGATTCAAGTTTATTCACCAGCTTATTCCAAGTATATGGAAGTTGGAAGTGTAAGTCATTACTTGGATTTTGTTTCACAAAGAATTCTATTTAATACAAAAGacaagaaagaaacaaaattctTGCATTTAGTTGGTGGTCCAATTGTACAATCGTCTATACTGATTGCGGCAATGATTGAAAACCAAGTGCCACTGAGTGTTCCACAGAATTGCAAGCAAAAAACACAAGTTGAAGTTTTTAAAAGTCTGTTTgattaa
- the LOC129914807 gene encoding uncharacterized protein LOC129914807 has product MKASINNNIVFGGEITSRITSTYRSLGHFLLEQFKKNENSVMMIDASTGNEYKRKDVYDRITRLAYILQKLGVKDGDVIGLSAENSIEYAVAMYAAFAIGATVAPFNVTYSERELDHATNLSKPKVFFCSKGCLNRVLAVAKKNKYIKHVIVFGDVSSSSDATSLNELVNSKKFVSYPDFEPPSVNKNENVALIVCSSGTTGMPKGVQLTQMNILTTLDAQFEPDAISLSDIAVLSVIPWFHAFGCISLILTCCMDTTMVFLPKFEEKVFLGAIQKYKVVLAFMVPPLMVFLAKHPIVDQYDLSSLLVLISGAAPLSKETEDTIKQRIGVPFIRQGYGLSESTLSLLVQNDTHCKPGSVGALKRGIYAKVLDTETGATLGPNQRGELCFKGECIMKGYVGDKKSTETIIKDGWLHTGDIGYFDDDFEFFIVDRIKELIKYKAFQVPPAEIEALLLTHKKIKDAAVVGKPDEACGELPFAFVVKQANVELTEEEVLKYVADNASPAKRLRGGVRFVDEIPKNASGKILRRVLRDMLNKPKSKL; this is encoded by the exons ATGAAAGCCTCTATTAATAACAACATCGTTTTTGGTGGCGAAATAACCTCGAGAATAACGAGCACCTACAGGTCATTGGGTCATTTTTTGTTGgaacaatttaaaaagaatgaaaatagCGTGATGATG atagATGCCTCAACTGGCAATGAATACAAACGCAAAGATGTCTATGATAGAATTACTCGATTAGCTTATATTCTACAAAAGCTGGGAGTTAAGGATGGCGATGTGATTGGACTATCGGCTGAGAACTCTATAGAATATGCTGTGGCAATGTATGCAGCATTTGCCATTGGTGCTACAGTAGCTCCTTTCAATGTAACATACAGTGAAC GTGAACTTGATCATGCAACAAATCTATCTAAACCCAAAGTATTTTTCTGCTCTAAAGGCTGTTTGAATAGAGTTCTTGCAGTTgccaagaaaaataaatatatcaaaCACGTAATTGTGTTTGGTGATGTTAGTTCAAGTTCAGATGCCACTTCATTGAATGAACTAGTTAATAGTAAGAAATTTGTGTCATATCCAGATTTTGAACCACCAAGTGTGAATAAGAATGAAAATGTAGCGTTGATTGTTTGTTCTTCTGGAACAACTGGCATGCCAAAGGGAGTTCAGCTAACTCAAATGAATATCTTAACTACATTGGATGCACAATt TGAGCCTGATGCAATTTCTTTATCTGATATTGCTGTTTTAAGTGTGATTCCATGGTTCCATGCCTTTGGATGCATTTCGCTAATATTGACATGTTGTATGGACACAACTATGGTTTTCCTGcctaaatttgaagaaaaagtttttctaGGAGCTATACAG aaatacaaAGTTGTTTTGGCATTTATGGTGCCACCACTTATGGTTTTCTTGGCAAAGCACCCAATCGTAGACCAATACGATCTGTCTTCTCTTCTAGTCTTGATAAGTGGTGCTGCTCCACTAAGCAAAGAAACTGAAGACACTATTAAGCAAAG AATTGGAGTGCCTTTCATCAGGCAAGGATACGGCTTAAGTGAGAGTACACTAAGTTTGTTAGTGCAAAATGATACTCACTGTAAACCGGGCAGCGTTGGTGCTCTTAAACGTGGTATCTATGCCAAAGTTTTAGATACAGAAACTGGTGCTACCTTGGGACCCAACCAACGTGGTGAGCTGTGCTTCAAAGGTGAATGTATTATGAAAGGCTACGTTGGTGATAAAAAATCCACAGAGACCATTATCAAAGATGGCTGGCTCCACACTGGCGATATTGGTTATTTTGATGACGATTTTGAGTTCTTTATTGTTGATCGTATAAAGGAGCTCATTAAATACAAAGCATTCCAAGTGCCACCAGCTGAGATCGAAGCACTACTTTTAACGCACAAAAAGATAAAGGACGCAGCTGTAGTTGGCAAGCCAGATGAGGCATGCGGTGAGCTTCCATTTGCATTTGTAGTCAAACAAGCAAATGTTGAGCTTACTGAAGAAGAGGTATTAAAATATGTTGCTGATAATGCGTCACCGGCAAAAAGACTTCGTGGCGGTGTACGTTTTGTTGATGAAATTCCAAAGAATGCCAGTGGGAAAATATTGCGTCGTGTTTTACGTGATATGCTAAACAAACCAAAGTCTAAGTTGTAA
- the LOC129914587 gene encoding exportin-5, which produces MECNPEVTALVNELAQAIEIIMDPNTRHQSRMEAYVACERFKEASPLCAQAGLYLAGGGQYSNNVKHFGMQLIEYTIKFKWNGISQQEKLFIKENAMKLLLSGIGPAEDKSLTHLKDALSRIIVEMIKREWPQQWTTLLSELSDACSKGEPQTELVLMIFLRLVEDVALLQTIESNQRKKDIYQALTVKMNEIFEFFLRLIELHVTSFRETTAVNNIQKASAHSRVVEMVLLTLTGFVEWVSFNHIFCQDGKLLYILCVLLTDPAFQVNAAECLSQIVNRKGQVKERKPLLLLFSEETVNYLYRSSQEVSPETNIEQNHLFLKKLINVLTGLAHQLAALWNKEATFQRPVYFGVFLETIYLLNKHPSLTVAHGATLIWNVLLKHDQISKDPLFIEYIPKVIEVVGPRVIKICYPAERPTIFNVSTETYLCMDYDSEEEFTVFYHRCRADFLEIFRQATLIAPLRTFAYCENWLNLRLSKARSESLTNCSIHDPIYMEWEALVAVLDGVLSRILLVTERPSVQIGLRLLEDCLKAESNDPLILSVLLSCISALFVFLSMSSCQIISGNCVAMSGVSLLPRVLEKIFAALVFKNPNEAPGIMLKNAQSQAAKNLRRHAASLMVKLGHKYPLLLLPVFEQICSHVNSLVRQPQQISKHEQYTLHEALLLISNHFCDYERQTAFIAEITQEAQVNWLTLSPVYKSVVDFMHFIGLDKTPVDIESDPCSPNRGKVLDALNSILGVIKRCSWPDDPDRASRGGFVIGFTESGNPICRNPATKHVVPILPHVLALLRVLNECFKPEALNLLAEGYKYVHTMLEHEKKMLMGVSPVLIDPMDPTVKKIPTAFDKMQQFLTNVFEGCYHMMGSAGPSLGRDLYQLSGIADALINSTFACLENVPDYRLRTIIRVFLKPFVYSCPSVCYDQVLLPILAHLTPFMLYRLTARWRYITSLYESGELNGEVNDTQEVLEDMLNRTLTREYLDVLKIALVGGQIVTDQSGGNVDVAMDNDELSMDGSSHPPSRATHAALTSEVISDLGIKLLRNQTTSSPILLTILSAISWNDGSSSLKAVHLSGPVIRFLDSENLLNSQLASSILTSVLQGLQVHGVHEANQSSLITLGVQVFENLRPKFPTVLEVMHQIPNINAADLQKLDEKISVAPTKGNKVEKVKKDLFRKITAQLIGKSINQLFRQEIQIANLPTMPSSNRNSLNTNIFDSNQDSGISKLFLPPKSVI; this is translated from the coding sequence atggaatgtaACCCAGAAGTAACGGCCTTGGTTAACGAACTAGCCCAAGCCATCGAAATAATCATGGACCCAAATACAAGACATCAATCCCGCATGGAAGCATATGTTGCTTGTGAACGATTTAAAGAAGCTTCCCCTCTTTGCGCACAAGCTGGCTTATATCTAGCTGGCGGCGGACAATATAGCAACAATGTTAAACATTTTGGTATGCAATTAATCGAGtatacaattaaatttaaatggaaTGGCATTTCACAACAAGAAAAGCTATTTATTAAAGAGAATGCCATGAAGCTGCTTTTATCTGGAATTGGTCCTGCGGAGGATAAAAGTCTGACACATTTAAAAGATGCATTGTCTCGAATTATCGTTGAGATGATTAAGAGAGAATGGCCACAACAATGGACGACTTTATTGTCTGAATTGTCTGATGCATGTTCCAAAGGAGAACCACAAACAGAATTGGTTTTAATGATATTTCTAAGACTTGTTGAAGATGTAGCTTTGTTACAGACTATTGAGTCGAATCAGAGAAAAAAAGATATCTATCAGGCACTGACAGTGAAGATGAATGAGATATTTGAGTTCTTTCTGAGGTTGATTGAACTGCATGTGACTTCGTTTAGAGAAACCACAGCTGTTAACAATATCCAGAAAGCTAGTGCTCATAGTCGAGTAGTTGAAATGGTTTTATTAACCTTAACCGGGTTTGTAGAATGGGTATCATTCAATCACATTTTTTGCCAAGATGGCAAACTCCTCTATATTCTCTGTGTCCTCTTGACCGATCCGGCTTTCCAAGTCAATGCCGCTGAATGTCTATCTCAGATAGTTAATCGAAAAGGACAAGTCAAAGAGAGAAAGCCACTCCTCCTGCTTTTCAGTGAAGAAACAGTCAACTATTTATACAGATCTAGCCAAGAAGTGTCTCCAGAGACAAACATCGAGCAAAATCACTTGTTCCTTAAAAAGCTCATCAATGTCCTCACCGGATTAGCCCATCAATTAGCTGCTTTGTGGAACAAAGAGGCTACATTTCAACGTCCTGTATATTTTGGGGTATTCCTCGAGACtatatatcttttaaataaacatCCCAGTTTAACAGTTGCTCATGGAGCTACTTTAATTTGGAATGTTTTGCTAAAACACGATCAAATATCGAAAGATCCATTATTCATTGAATACATTCCAAAAGTTATTGAAGTTGTTGGTCCAAGGGTAATCAAAATTTGTTACCCCGCGGAGAGACCAACTATATTTAATGTCTCTACAGAGACATATTTGTGTATGGATTATGATTCTGAAGAGGAATTTACTGTGTTCTATCATCGCTGCCGTGctgattttttggaaatattccGACAGGCTACACTTATTGCTCCATTAAGGACTTTTGCTTATTGTGAAAATTGGTTGAATTTAAGGTTGTCGAAAGCGAGGTCGGAAAGTCTAACTAATTGTAGTATCCATGATCCGATTTATATGGAATGGGAAGCTCTGGTTGCTGTTTTGGATGGTGTTTTAAGTCGGATTCTTCTAGTTACTGAACGGCCATCGGTACAAATTGGATTGCGGCTACTTGAGGACTGCCTGAAAGCGGAAAGTAATGATCCTTTGATACTATCTGTTTTATTATCCTGCATTTCAGCACTTTTTGTATTCCTGAGTATGTCATCGTGTCAGATTATCTCGGGTAATTGTGTAGCTATGAGTGGGGTTTCTTTACTGCCTCGGGTTTTAGAGAAAATTTTTGCAGCCCTGGTATTCAAAAATCCCAATGAAGCACCAGGAATCATGTTGAAAAACGCACAATCACAGGCAGCGAAAAATCTACGACGGCATGCTGCTTCTTTAATGGTCAAATTGGGACATAAATATCCACTTCTCCTTTTGCCGGTTTTTGAGCAAATTTGTTCCCATGTCAATAGTCTTGTCCGGCAACCACAACAAATCAGTAAACACGAGCAGTACACATTGCATGAAGCTCTACTCCTTATATCGAATCATTTTTGTGATTATGAGCGACAGACTGCTTTTATAGCTGAAATCACCCAAGAAGCCCAAGTCAATTGGTTAACACTTAGTCCAGTTTATAAATCTGTTGTAGATTTCATGCACTTTATTGGATTGGATAAAACACCAGTTGATATCGAATCAGATCCATGTTCACCAAATCGTGGGAAAGTTCTGGACGCCCTCAATTCAATACTCGGTGTAATAAAACGATGTTCCTGGCCAGATGATCCGGATCGGGCATCACGTGGTGGATTTGTAATTGGATTCACTGAATCTGGGAATCCTATTTGTCGTAATCCAGCTACTAAACATGTAGTACCTATTTTGCCACATGTTTTGGCATTGTTGCGAGTACTCAATGAATGTTTCAAACCAGAGGCTTTGAATTTACTAGCAGAAGGCTATAAATATGTCCATACAATGTTGGAGCATGAGAAGAAAATGTTGATGGGTGTTTCGCCGGTACTAATTGATCCAATGGATCCAACTGTGAAGAAGATACCAACGGCCTTTGACAAGATGCAGCAGTTCCTAACGAATGTTTTTGAAGGATGTTATCATATGATGGGATCGGCGGGGCCATCGTTAGGAAGAGATTTATATCAATTGTCGGGAATAGCTGATGCTCTTATAAATAGTACGTTTGCATGCTTGGAAAATGTACCAGACTACCGACTGCGGACAATTATAAGGGTTTTTCTGAAACCGTTTGTGTACTCTTGTCCATCGGTGTGCTATGATCAGGTTTTACTGCCAATATTGGCACATTTGACGCCATTTATGTTGTATAGACTCACAGCTCGATGGAGGTATATTACATCTCTGTACGAATCTGGAGAGTTGAATGGGGAAGTAAATGATACACAAGAGGTGCTGGAAGATATGCTTAATCGAACACTGACCCGTGAGTATTTGGATGTGTTGAAAATAGCACTTGTAGGTGGTCAAATTGTAACGGACCAATCTGGGGGCAATGTTGACGTTGCCATGGACAATGACGAACTCTCTATGGATGGGTCTTCACATCCGCCCAGCCGTGCAACACATGCAGCTCTCACTTCGGAGGTGATTAGTGATTTGGGTATAAAGTTGCTGCGCAACCAGACAACGTCCAGTCCAATACTCTTAACAATTCTCAGTGCGATTTCTTGGAATGACGGCAGTTCCAGTTTAAAAGCTGTACATTTATCAGGACCTGTCATTCGTTTCCTAGACAGTGAAAACTTACTTAATTCCCAGTTGGCTTCATCTATCCTAACTTCTGTGCTGCAGGGTCTACAAGTGCATGGAGTGCATGAGGCTAATCAGTCGTCTCTCATAACCTTGGGTGTGCAGGTGTTTGAGAATTTGCGTCCTAAATTCCCAACAGTTTTAGAAGTTATGCATCAAATTCCAAATATCAATGCGGCAGATCTTCAAAAGTTAGATGAGAAAATATCGGTAGCACCTACCAAAGGTAATAAAGtggaaaaagtcaaaaaagattTATTCCGTAAGATTACAGCACAGCTGATTGGTAAAAGTATAAATCAATTGTTTCGTCAAGAAATTCAAATAGCAAATTTGCCAACAATGCCATCTAGCAATCGCAATTCATTGAATACGAATATATTTGATTCGAATCAAGATAGTGGAATTTCGAAATTATTTTTACCACCTAAGAGTGTTATATAG
- the LOC129915872 gene encoding isopentenyl-diphosphate Delta-isomerase 1 — protein MILSTAKRLCLRTTASKLFRPSSTLPQSGQKLDELQELALKEECILVNDNDIVTGSASKKDCHRVDPANGHVKLHRAFSVFLFNTKGEMLVQRRSVHKITFPDTYTNACCSHPLHEIENEREELNQLGIRRAAQRRLNYELGIPQSQIRPENFHYLTRIHYANTGDGTWGEHEIDYILFLQKDVDLNPNLNEVSEVRYISRTALDSEVSQLNAPLTPWFELILRHRLKLWWDNLHQLKKFEDHKTINRFI, from the exons atgattttatcaaCTGCAAAACGTTTGTGTCTACGGACAACAGCCTCCAAACTTTTTCGTCCTTCATCAACGTTGCCACAATCTGGACAAAAACTAGACGAACTTCAAGAGCTTGCTCTCAAAGAAGAATGCATCTTGGTAAATGACAATGATATCGTAACTGGATCAGCATCAAAAAAAGATTGCCATCGAGTTGATCCTGCTAATGGACATGTTAAACTCCATCGTGCATTTAGTGTTTTCTTATTCAATACCAAAGGAGAAATGTTAGTTCAGAGAAGATCTGTTCATAAG ATAACTTTTCCCGACACTTACACGAATGCCTGCTGCAGTCATCCACTCCACGAGATTGAAAACGAACGCGAGGAGCTTAATCAACTGGGCATTCGTCGTGCTGCCCAACGGAGGCTTAATTACGAGCTAGGCATTCCTCAAAGTCAG ATAAGACCTGAAAACTTCCACTATCTGACGCGCATCCATTATGCCAACACCGGAGATGGAACTTGGGGCGAACACGAAATCGATTACATACTCTTTCTGCAGAAAGACGTCGACCTAAATCCAAATTTAAACGAAGTCAGTGAAGTGAGGTATATTTCACGAACAGCTCTCGACAGCGAGGTATCGCAACTGAATGCTCCACTGACCCCTTGGTTTGAGCTTATCTTACGCCATCGTCTCAAACTGTGGTGGGATAATTTGCATCAGTTGAAAAAGTTCGAAGATCACAAAACAATAAATCGCTTTATATAG